In Brachypodium distachyon strain Bd21 chromosome 2, Brachypodium_distachyon_v3.0, whole genome shotgun sequence, one genomic interval encodes:
- the LOC100828998 gene encoding UDP-arabinopyranose mutase 1 gives MAPLLKDELDIVIPTIRNLDFLEMWRPFFQPYHLIIVQDGDPAKTIKVPDGFDYELYNRNDINRILGPRSSCISFKDSACRCFGYMVSKKKYIFTIDDDCFVAKDPSGKDIDALAKHIQNLLCPSTPLFFNTLYDPYAEGADFVRGYPFSLREGVPTAVSHGLWLNIPDYDAPTQLVKPRERNGRYVDAVMTIPKGTLFPMCGMNLAFRRDLIGPAMYFGLMGDGQPIGRYDDMWAGWCVKVICDHLGLGVKTGLPYIWHSKASNPFVNLKKEYKGIFWQEDIIPFFQAVTLSKDCDTVQKCYIALSQQVREKLGKIDPYFGKLADAMVTWIEAWDMLNSSSKEADANGNAKGK, from the exons ATGGCGCCGCTGCTCAAGGACGAGCTGGACATCGTGATCCCGACGATCCGGAACCTGGACTTCCTCGAGATGTGGCGTCCCTTCTTCCAGCCGTACCACCTCATCATCGTGCAGGACGGCGACCCGGCCAAGACGATCAAGGTCCCCGACGGCTTCGACTACGAGCTCTACAACCGCAACGACATCAACCGGATCCTCGGCCCCAGGTCCTCCTGCATCTCCTTCAAGGACTCCGCCTGCCGCTGCTTCGGCTACATGGTCTCCAAGAAGAAGTACATCTTCACCATCGACGACGACTGCTTC GTGGCCAAGGACCCGTCGGGGAAGGACATCGACGCGCTGGCGAAGCACATCCAGAACCTGCTCTGCCCATCCACGCCGCTCTTCTTCAACACGTTGTACGACCCTTACGCGGAGGGCGCCGACTTCGTGCGCGGGTACCCGTTCAGCCTCCGGGAAGGGGTTCCGACGGCCGTGTCCCATGGGCTCTGGCTCAACATCCCCGACTACGACGCCCCCACGCAGCTGGTCAAGCCCCGGGAGCGGAACGGCAGGTACGTCGACGCCGTCATGACCATCCCCAAGGGCACCCTCTTCCCCATGTGCGGCATGAACCTCGCCTTCCGCCGCGACCTCATCGGCCCCGCCATGTACTTCGGCCTCATGGGCGACGGCCAGCCCATCGGCCGCTACGACGACATGTGGGCCGGCTGGTGCGTCAAG GTGATCTGCGACCACCTGGGGTTGGGAGTCAAGACGGGGCTGCCCTACATCTGGCACAGCAAGGCCAGCAACCCGTTCGTGAACCTCAAGAAGGAGTACAAGGGCATCTTCTGGCAGGAAGACATCATCCCGTTCTTCCAGGCCGTGACGCTGTCCAAGGACTGCGACACCGTGCAGAAGTGCTACATCGCGCTCTCGCAACAGGTCAGGGAGAAGCTCGGCAAGATCGACCCTTACTTCGGCAAGCTCGCCGACGCCATGGTCACATGGATCGAGGCCTGGGACATGCTCAACTCTTCTTCCAAGGAGGCCGACGCCAACGGCAATGCCAAGGGGAAGTAG